In Streptomyces capitiformicae, one genomic interval encodes:
- a CDS encoding acyltransferase, which yields MPKSENTFSSWRRRLVQRAVHAGWAWLQRTGSVTAERPGRFRFGAMGTGTRLAFPLGTVFGEPWIHLGAHCIIGEQVTLTAGLMPDLDLGAEPILRIGDGVVLGRGSHVIADTTVTIGSDCYFGPYVYVTSTNHSYDDPDEPIGKQWPRMDPVSIGPGCWIGTGAVILPGARIGRNVVVAAGAVVRGVVPDRCVVAGAPAKVVRRWDPVEGWQPPLRTPAPVPIPDGVTPEQLLALAEWEAEGMGETA from the coding sequence GTGCCGAAGAGTGAGAACACGTTCTCGTCCTGGCGGCGTCGCCTCGTACAGCGCGCCGTCCATGCGGGCTGGGCGTGGTTGCAGCGCACGGGGTCGGTGACGGCCGAGCGGCCCGGACGCTTCCGCTTCGGCGCGATGGGAACAGGTACCAGGCTGGCCTTTCCGCTCGGCACGGTCTTCGGCGAGCCGTGGATCCATCTGGGCGCCCACTGCATCATCGGCGAACAGGTCACCCTGACCGCCGGGCTCATGCCCGACCTCGACCTCGGCGCGGAACCGATCCTGCGCATCGGTGACGGTGTCGTCCTCGGGCGCGGCAGCCATGTCATCGCCGATACGACCGTCACGATCGGCAGCGACTGCTACTTCGGGCCGTATGTGTATGTGACGTCCACGAACCACTCGTACGACGATCCCGACGAACCCATCGGCAAGCAGTGGCCGCGGATGGATCCGGTGTCGATCGGGCCCGGGTGCTGGATCGGCACGGGGGCGGTGATTCTGCCGGGGGCGCGGATCGGGCGGAATGTGGTGGTGGCCGCCGGGGCCGTGGTGCGTGGCGTGGTGCCGGATCGCTGTGTGGTGGCCGGGGCGCCGGCGAAGGTCGTACGGCGGTGGGATCCGGTGGAGGGGTGGCAGCCGCCTCTTCGGACGCCTGCGCCGGTGCCGATCCCTGACGGGGTGACGCCGGAGCAGTTGTTGGCGTTGGCCGAGTGGGAGGCGGAGGGGATGGGGGAGACCGCCTGA
- a CDS encoding helix-turn-helix transcriptional regulator, translating to MGRRTELAVLHDLISAAGPEAPGVVEIVGDPGIGKTRLLTEWADLAARSGWLVLSGRAAEFEQQVPFGVFGAALEDHPGLTGGNGPTGLAELDVSDLRLLRSVFPVLPAPPDEAPVQAVTAERYRLHRAVRTLLEVLSRQSGLLLVLDDLHWADIASTELVEYLLRHPPRGRLLLAVAHRRRQTSARLRHALARAVHSGMVERMELGPLTPADVDELLPADADPTRRRRLYEASGGNPLYLQALAAPSAGGDEQDPGPRPVDARGHVPEPVRAALVAELDALAPRTLLVAQACAVAGDQVGVGLVARTAGLDVDAVVGLLDELVRHDVVRPAATGGRFEFRHPLVRRVAYDTAGAGWRVAAHTRAAAALHETGAPAAELAHHVERSAERGDARGVEVLREAAAATLHQSPATAVHWLRAALRLVPDGPDWLPARLDLLGLQAQAYGLIGQFRDSRGALHELRRLLPAELTEQQARIIAFCAMVEHRLGRHAEARAQLLAGLAALPDEESPAGLALKIGLATGVARRLDPVLDRDWPAEALTTARRLADRAALACTLAIAVVARHTRGLVDEETVALLDEAAALADTLPDGELARLVETLVWLGWAEVCQERLDDGVRHMLRGLDIARAAGQSHLVNFLHGNLGIVHILRGDLERAAGHLDDELDAVLLTGSEALHGPALRNQCWLAISAGDTENALRLAKEALACAEGGGSPDVRLATGLLGIAHLFADDPATCVDLMMTAAGGDPELRAVDPLERTAWHEALAAAEAALGHLDKATAWADRAFAHAAGLPRRTGVAHLARAHALLPGDPARAAAEALRSAELLLAAGDRLMAARAHAVAAVALAADSRPDAAREQFAESTALLQACGAQRHKETALREQRRMNARQPRRSGSRREPADGGTPTDTELTPRERQVAELAARGLTNREIGRALYISPRTVNVHLSRVFAKLGVSRRAALAGRLPPAPDDN from the coding sequence GTGGGCCGACGCACGGAGCTCGCCGTACTGCACGACCTGATCAGTGCGGCCGGCCCGGAGGCACCCGGTGTCGTGGAGATCGTGGGCGACCCGGGCATCGGCAAGACCCGACTGCTGACCGAGTGGGCGGACCTTGCGGCGCGTTCCGGATGGCTGGTGCTGTCCGGGCGGGCCGCCGAGTTCGAGCAGCAGGTCCCGTTCGGCGTGTTTGGTGCGGCGCTGGAGGACCATCCCGGACTGACCGGCGGGAACGGCCCGACCGGGCTCGCCGAACTGGACGTGTCCGACCTGCGGCTGCTGCGGTCGGTCTTCCCGGTGCTGCCCGCACCGCCGGACGAGGCGCCGGTGCAGGCCGTGACAGCCGAGCGGTACCGACTGCACCGCGCGGTGCGCACACTGCTGGAGGTGCTCTCCAGGCAGAGCGGACTGCTGCTGGTCCTGGATGATCTGCACTGGGCCGACATCGCCTCGACGGAGCTGGTGGAGTACCTGCTGCGGCATCCGCCGCGCGGGCGGCTGCTGCTCGCCGTGGCGCACCGGCGTCGGCAGACCTCGGCCCGATTACGCCATGCGTTGGCACGCGCCGTGCACAGCGGCATGGTCGAACGGATGGAGCTGGGTCCGTTGACCCCGGCCGACGTGGATGAGCTGCTGCCGGCCGACGCGGACCCGACCCGCCGGAGACGGCTGTACGAGGCCAGCGGCGGAAACCCCCTCTATCTCCAGGCGTTGGCGGCGCCGTCCGCCGGCGGGGACGAGCAGGACCCCGGCCCGCGGCCGGTGGACGCCCGGGGCCATGTCCCGGAGCCGGTACGGGCGGCGCTGGTCGCGGAACTGGACGCGCTCGCGCCACGGACTCTGCTGGTCGCCCAGGCCTGCGCGGTGGCCGGTGACCAGGTCGGCGTCGGCCTGGTCGCGCGTACCGCCGGCCTGGACGTCGACGCCGTAGTGGGTCTGCTCGACGAACTGGTCCGGCACGACGTCGTCCGGCCGGCCGCCACCGGAGGACGTTTCGAGTTCCGCCACCCGCTGGTCCGGCGGGTCGCCTACGACACGGCCGGCGCCGGCTGGCGAGTCGCCGCCCACACACGGGCCGCCGCCGCGCTGCACGAAACCGGCGCGCCCGCTGCCGAACTGGCGCACCACGTGGAGCGGTCGGCCGAACGGGGGGACGCGAGAGGGGTCGAGGTGCTCCGGGAAGCCGCCGCGGCCACCCTCCATCAGTCCCCGGCCACCGCGGTCCACTGGCTGCGGGCCGCCCTGCGCCTCGTGCCGGACGGCCCGGACTGGCTGCCGGCCCGCCTGGACCTGCTCGGCCTGCAGGCCCAGGCGTACGGGCTCATCGGCCAGTTCCGGGACAGCCGCGGCGCACTGCACGAACTGCGCCGGCTGCTGCCCGCCGAACTGACCGAGCAGCAGGCCCGGATCATCGCCTTCTGCGCCATGGTCGAACATCGCCTGGGCCGTCATGCCGAGGCACGTGCCCAACTGCTGGCCGGGCTCGCCGCCCTGCCGGACGAGGAGAGCCCCGCAGGACTGGCGCTCAAGATCGGCCTGGCGACCGGGGTGGCCAGACGGCTCGACCCGGTGCTCGACCGCGACTGGCCGGCCGAGGCACTGACCACCGCCCGGCGGCTGGCCGACCGTGCGGCCCTGGCCTGCACCCTCGCCATAGCTGTGGTGGCCAGGCATACGCGTGGCCTGGTGGACGAGGAGACCGTGGCCCTGCTGGACGAGGCCGCCGCACTCGCCGACACACTGCCGGACGGCGAACTCGCCCGGCTCGTCGAGACACTTGTCTGGCTCGGCTGGGCCGAGGTGTGCCAGGAACGGCTGGACGACGGTGTCCGCCACATGCTCAGGGGGCTGGACATAGCCCGCGCCGCCGGACAGAGCCACCTCGTGAACTTCCTCCACGGCAACCTGGGGATCGTGCACATCCTGCGGGGAGATCTGGAGCGGGCCGCCGGCCACCTCGACGACGAGTTGGACGCGGTGCTCCTCACCGGCAGTGAGGCACTCCACGGCCCCGCCCTGCGCAACCAGTGCTGGCTGGCCATCTCGGCCGGGGACACCGAGAACGCGTTACGGCTGGCCAAGGAGGCTCTGGCCTGTGCGGAGGGAGGGGGGTCCCCGGACGTTCGGCTGGCCACCGGACTCCTCGGCATCGCCCACCTGTTCGCCGACGACCCGGCGACCTGCGTCGACCTGATGATGACCGCCGCGGGCGGTGACCCTGAGCTACGGGCCGTGGACCCGCTCGAACGCACCGCCTGGCACGAGGCTCTGGCCGCCGCCGAGGCCGCCCTGGGTCACCTCGACAAGGCCACCGCGTGGGCGGACCGCGCGTTCGCGCACGCCGCCGGTCTGCCGCGCCGGACCGGGGTGGCGCATCTGGCCCGCGCCCATGCGCTGCTGCCCGGGGATCCGGCGCGGGCCGCCGCCGAGGCGCTGCGCTCGGCTGAACTGCTGCTCGCCGCGGGGGACCGGCTCATGGCCGCACGTGCCCATGCCGTCGCCGCCGTCGCACTGGCGGCCGACTCCAGGCCGGACGCGGCCCGTGAGCAGTTCGCCGAATCGACCGCGCTCCTCCAGGCGTGCGGGGCGCAGCGGCACAAGGAGACCGCGCTGCGTGAGCAGCGCCGGATGAACGCCCGGCAGCCGCGCCGCAGCGGCAGTCGGCGGGAACCGGCGGACGGCGGCACCCCCACCGACACCGAACTCACGCCACGCGAACGCCAAGTGGCCGAGCTGGCCGCCCGGGGGCTGACCAACCGCGAGATCGGCAGGGCCCTCTACATCAGCCCCAGGACCGTCAACGTCCACCTGAGTCGGGTCTTCGCCAAGCTCGGGGTGTCCCGGCGAGCGGCCTTGGCTGGACGGCTGCCGCCCGCGCCGGACGACAACTGA
- a CDS encoding calcium-binding protein encodes MVVVATVGSAVTLTAGPANAATGVFLSGSNVIVNAGAGVANNITINVSGNSIIIQDTRAVLTAGTGCALQTNGSVACGISPNDATVVVNAGDLGDTITKIGNVRGDLRGQTGNDTINGGPSPGSNILNGGADRDTLNGGPTFDLLIGGAGPDRLSGGGGTNDIASYFESGAGVVVDIDNTADDGIGGEGDDVRTDVEIVYGSEFNDTITGSASNDSMLGFGGSDRLVGGAGNDNLTGDLVPSNSGLVGSDTLIGGPGNDTLNGVDNIRGNDSLDGGDQTDTCTADTSDTKRFCEA; translated from the coding sequence ATGGTGGTCGTCGCGACGGTGGGTTCAGCGGTGACCCTGACCGCGGGGCCGGCGAACGCGGCCACAGGCGTGTTCCTGAGCGGGAGTAATGTGATCGTGAACGCCGGGGCGGGCGTCGCGAACAACATCACCATCAACGTGTCGGGGAACAGCATCATCATCCAGGACACCCGCGCCGTCCTGACAGCGGGCACCGGCTGCGCTCTTCAGACCAACGGCTCGGTGGCCTGCGGAATCAGCCCCAATGACGCCACAGTCGTGGTCAACGCCGGGGACCTCGGCGACACCATCACAAAGATCGGCAATGTCCGGGGCGACCTGCGGGGGCAAACGGGCAACGACACCATCAACGGCGGCCCCAGCCCGGGTAGCAACATCCTCAACGGCGGGGCGGACAGGGACACCCTGAACGGCGGCCCCACCTTCGATCTCCTCATCGGCGGCGCCGGCCCCGACAGGCTGAGTGGCGGGGGCGGCACCAACGATATCGCCAGCTACTTCGAAAGCGGCGCGGGCGTGGTCGTCGACATCGACAACACCGCCGACGACGGCATCGGCGGCGAGGGCGACGACGTCCGCACCGACGTGGAAATCGTCTACGGCAGCGAGTTCAACGACACGATCACCGGGAGCGCGTCGAACGACAGCATGCTTGGCTTCGGGGGCAGCGACCGACTGGTCGGCGGGGCGGGCAACGACAATCTCACCGGGGACCTGGTGCCGTCGAACAGCGGCCTCGTCGGCAGCGACACCCTCATCGGCGGACCCGGGAACGACACCCTCAACGGCGTGGACAACATCCGGGGCAACGACAGCCTCGACGGGGGTGACCAGACCGACACCTGCACCGCTGACACCAGCGACACCAAGAGATTCTGCGAGGCGTAA
- a CDS encoding DedA family protein has product MHVQEWLETVPPLSIYLLVGVVIGLESLGIPLPGEIILVSSALLASQHGDIDPFVLGACATAGAIIGDSIGYAIGRKGGRPLLAKLGRRFPKHFSESNIAVAERSFDRWGMWAVFFGRFIALLRIFAGPLAGVLQMPYWRFLTANVLGGILWAGGTTAVIYYVGVVAEAWLKRFSWLGLVLAVLIGVTSMLVIKRKAKKAAEKVESTKDELVPAAE; this is encoded by the coding sequence TCGAAACAGTGCCCCCTCTCAGCATCTATCTGCTGGTGGGCGTGGTCATCGGCCTGGAGAGCCTGGGCATCCCGCTGCCGGGCGAGATCATCCTGGTCTCCTCCGCGCTGCTCGCCTCCCAGCACGGCGACATCGACCCGTTCGTCCTCGGGGCCTGCGCGACGGCCGGCGCGATCATCGGTGACTCCATCGGTTACGCCATCGGCCGCAAGGGCGGGCGTCCGCTCCTCGCCAAGCTCGGGCGCAGGTTCCCCAAACACTTCAGCGAGAGCAATATCGCGGTCGCCGAGCGGTCCTTCGACCGCTGGGGCATGTGGGCCGTCTTCTTCGGCCGCTTCATCGCCCTGCTGCGCATCTTCGCCGGCCCGCTCGCGGGCGTCCTCCAGATGCCCTACTGGCGCTTCCTCACCGCCAACGTCCTCGGCGGCATCCTCTGGGCCGGCGGCACCACCGCCGTCATCTACTACGTCGGTGTGGTCGCCGAGGCCTGGCTCAAACGGTTCTCCTGGCTGGGCCTGGTCCTGGCGGTGCTGATCGGTGTCACGTCGATGCTGGTGATCAAGCGGAAGGCCAAGAAGGCGGCGGAGAAGGTGGAGAGCACCAAAGACGAACTGGTCCCCGCCGCCGAGTAG
- a CDS encoding gamma carbonic anhydrase family protein, whose translation MTRQRALITAFGGKRPDVEEAAFVSPTSAVIGDVTLHAGSSVWYGAVLRAEYEPIVIGADANIQDNCTLHVDPGFPISIGERVSIGHNAVVHGATVEDDCLIGMGVTVLNGAVIGAGSLVAAQALVPQGMRVPPGSLVAGVPAKVKRPLTDEEREGISLNGAVYTELAKGHREAQEGYGV comes from the coding sequence ATGACTCGGCAGCGGGCGCTGATCACGGCATTCGGCGGCAAGAGGCCGGACGTGGAGGAGGCCGCGTTCGTCTCCCCCACGTCGGCGGTGATCGGAGACGTGACGCTGCACGCCGGGTCGAGCGTCTGGTACGGGGCGGTGTTGCGCGCGGAGTACGAGCCGATCGTCATCGGCGCCGACGCCAACATCCAGGACAACTGCACGCTGCATGTCGATCCCGGGTTCCCCATCTCCATCGGCGAGCGCGTCTCGATCGGGCACAACGCGGTGGTGCACGGGGCGACGGTGGAGGACGACTGTCTGATCGGCATGGGCGTGACCGTGCTGAACGGCGCGGTGATCGGTGCGGGGTCCCTGGTGGCCGCTCAGGCGCTGGTGCCCCAGGGGATGCGGGTGCCGCCCGGTTCACTGGTCGCGGGGGTGCCGGCGAAGGTGAAGCGGCCTCTCACCGATGAGGAGCGTGAGGGGATCTCGCTGAACGGGGCGGTCTACACGGAACTGGCGAAGGGGCACCGGGAGGCGCAGGAGGGGTACGGCGTCTGA